The region TGACGTGAGCGGCACCACCATGGAGTTCCGCATCGCCGACACCTTCACGGACAGCCTCGCGCGGCTCACGGGCGACGAGCAGAAGGCCGTCATGGCATGCGACGACGAGGTGGTGCCGCTGCAGGCGCGAATCGAGGCCGTCACGGACGAAGGCGACCTCGAGGAGGTGTACGACACCGAGCGTCATCTGCTGTACGTGGCGTGTACCCGCGCGCGCGATCACCTCCTGGTGACCGGCGTCAACCCGGCGTCGGAATTCCTGCAGGATCTGCGGCGCTGACGTGCGCCGCCTACACCGCGAAGGAGTAGCCGCCATTGACGGGGTAGGTCTGCCCCGTGATCCAGGAGGCGGCGTCCGAGGCGAGGAAGAGGATCATGTTGGCCGCGTCCGAGGGCTCGCCCATGCGCCGGATGACGTAGAACTGGAGCATCCGCTTGACGGCCTCCGGGTCGGCGGTGGCCGGCGCCACGCCCGGCGTCCGCGTGGCCGCCAGCGCCACGCAGTTGGCGGTGATGCCGAAGCGCCCCA is a window of Candidatus Rokuibacteriota bacterium DNA encoding:
- a CDS encoding SDR family oxidoreductase, whose protein sequence is EWQHWLGTNLHGVLNGCRAALPGMIARKYGRIVTVISDAGRVGEPHLVVYSGAKAGAAGTMRGLAKAVGRFGITANCVALAATRTPGVAPATADPEAVKRMLQFYVIRRMGEPSDAANMILFLASDAASWITGQTYPVNGGYSFAV